A genome region from Scleropages formosus chromosome 6, fSclFor1.1, whole genome shotgun sequence includes the following:
- the LOC108932845 gene encoding protein phosphatase Slingshot homolog 1-like: protein MALVTVQRSPTPSAASSAGSRTSGATASSGTCTDFGSEDDRKLNRSLSESFFMVKGAALFLQQGGSSHCQKAQPNHQYAGDLPQHLQIMINILRSEDRIKLAVRLESTLSDRVRYMVVVYTSSHQGTEENILLGMDFISKESKNCSIGMVLPLWSDTKIHLDGDGGFSVNTASRSHVFKPVSVQAMWSALQVLHKACEVSRRYNYFPGGLSLTWTSYYESCIASEQSCINEWNAMQDLESTRPDSPALFADRPTERERTECLIRAKLRSIMMFQDLENVTSKEIRNELENHMNCNLKEYKEFIDNEMLFILGQMDKATLIFDHLYLGSEWNASNLEELQDAGVGYILNVTREIDNFFPGTFLYHNIRVYDEEATDLLSHWNDTYNFIVRAKKNQSKCLVHCKMGVSRSASTVIAYAMKEYGWSLEKAYGFVKQKRSIACPNAGFMKQLTEYEGILDASKQRHNKLWRPSPAGDALEGPQKVQCGSTNGSDDTARDPTSGDSGSGRSADQEKDAADPPNYNYYFRRLSDSALDCEPPSLGAQGVFIEVEDVERDALLDDGGFASRQAHSTSHRESLEELRARLEFSTVEEDAERDETSARRGRSAGNGERGRVGSCCSSLTARNSSKNENTNNSNRLSIKRCCPLGFDDSASSGKPYKVKPSYQPPGRVHKLVGADRVRRLNPARFGGIAKNLVPLHVAQALPPTVHLESYRQQLASPMNCDELTRDLHFSLDADAMDELQKEDERPEEEGCGRMAAPSAGTELTLMDLSLGADRPATPGDLTQLELSGLVRRRAERLEKLAALRPEASNLLDAMEVEAGLVEAPLKEGQGAQTNNSSTSTSSSSNVRGAPVKPDPPLGSLTLSAGDVPRAKPLPGEAELLYTLDLRNGPTGDDPTTPLLKSQRN, encoded by the exons GTGACCTCCCTCAGCACCTTCAGATAATGATCAACATCTTGCGTTCAGAAGACAGAATTAAACTG GCCGTGCGCCTGGAGAGCACGTTGTCTGACCGTGTGCGCTATATGGTGGTGGTGTACACCAGCAGTCACCAGGGCACAGAGGAAAATATCCTTCTGGGCATGGACTTTATCAGCAAGGAGAG TAAAAACTGCTCTATTGGAATGGTCCTACCATTGTGGAGTGACACCAAGATCCATCTCGATGGGGACGG GGGTTTCAGTGTGAACACAGCAAGCCGGTCGCATGTCTTCAAGCCGGTGTCCGTACAGGCCATGTG GTCGGCGCTACAAGTCCTCCATAAGGCATGCGAGGTGTCGCGCAGGTACAACTACTTCCCCGGTGGCCTGTCACTCACCTGGACGAGCTATTACGAGAGCTGCATCGCCTCCGAGCAGAGTTGCATCAACGAGTGGAACGCCATGCAGGACCTGGAAAGCACACGACCCGACTCGCCCGCCCTATTTGCGGACAG GCCCACCGAAAGAGAACGGACCGAATGCCTAATCAGAGCCAAGCTAAGGAGCATCATGATGTTCCAAGACCTGGAGAATGTTACTTCCAAGGAG ATCCGAAACGAGCTGGAGAACCACATGAACTGCAACCTGAAGGAGTACAAGGAGTTTATCGACAACGAGATGCTGTTCATCCTTGGCCAGATGGACAAGGCAACGCTCATATTTGACCACTTATACCTG GGGTCCGAGTGGAACGCCTCCAACCTAGAGGAACTTCAGGACGCAGG CGTGGGCTACATACTAAATGTCACCCGGGAGATTGACAACTTCTTCCCAGGCACATTCCTGTACCACAACATCCGAGTGTATGATGAGGAGGCCACCGACCTGCTGTCCCACTGGAATGACACCTATAACTTCATAGTGAGGGCCAA GAAGAACCAGTCCAAGTGCCTGGTCCACTGCAAGATGGGGGTGAGCCGGTCGGCCTCCACGGTCATCGCCTACGCCATGAAGGAGTACGGCTGGTCGCTGGAGAAGGCCTACGGCTTTGTCAAGCAGAAGAGGAGCATCGCTTGTCCCAATGCCGGCTTTATGAAGCAACTGACTGAGTACGAGGGCATCCTGGATGCCAG CAAGCAACGCCACAACAAGTTGTGGAGACCCAGCCCTGCTGGCGATGCGCTGGAAGGGCCACAGAAGGTCCAGTGTGGCAGTACCAATGGCTCAGATGACACGGCTCGGGATCCCACCTCTGGCGACAGCGGCTCCGGCAGGAGCGCTGACCAGGAGAAGGACGCCGCCGACCCGCCCAACTACAACTATTACTTCCGACGGCTCTCAGACTCGGCTCTGGACTGCGAACCCCCCTCGCTGGGCGCCCAGGGCGTCTTCATCGAAGTGGAGGACGTGGAGAGAGACGCTCTGCTGGACGACGGTGGCTTCGCAAGTCGCCAAGCCCACTCGACTTCACACAGGGAGTCGCTGGAGGAGCTGCGCGCGCGGCTGGAATTCAGCACCGTGGAGGAGGACGCCGAGCGGGACGAGACGTCGGCTCGACGGGGGAGGAGCGCGGGCAACGGGGAACGAGGAAGGGTgggctcctgctgctcctctctgaCCGCACGGAACAGCTCCAAGAATGAGAACACCAACAACAGCAACCGCCTGAGCATTAAACGCTGCTGCCCCCTGGGCTTCGAT GACAGTGCTAGCAGCGGAAAGCCTTACAAAGTGAAGCCCTCCTACCAGCCACCCGGCCGAGTCCACAAGCTCGTGGGCGCGGACCGTGTCCGACGCCTTAATCCTGCCCGTTTCGGTGGCATCGCCAAGAACCTCGTGCCGCTCCACGTAGCCCAGGCCCTGCCTCCAACTGTGCACCTCGAGTCCTACCGCCAGCAGCTGGCATCACCGATGAACTGTGACGAGCTGACCAGGGATCTGCATTTCTCTTTGGATGCAGACGCCATGGACGAACTGCAGAAGGAGGACGAGAGACCGGAGGAGGAAGGTTGCGGCCGCATGGCTGCTCCCAGTGCTGGAACCGAGCTCACCCTGATGGATCTCAGCCTGGGGGCAGACAGGCCAGCGACGCCCGGGGATCTGACTCAGTTGGAGCTGTCCGGCCTGGTCCGCAGACGTGCCGAGAGGCTGGAGAAGTTGGCGGCGCTCCGTCCTGAGGCTTCCAACCTTTTGGATGCCATGGAGGTGGAAGCCGGTCTTGTCGAGGCGCCGTTGAAGGAAGGGCAGGGTGCACAGACCAACAActccagcaccagcaccagcagcagcagcaatgtgcGTGGTGCTCCGGTGAAGCCCGATCCGCCCCTGGGCAGCCTCACCCTTTCTGCAGGGGATGTTCCCCGTGCCAAGCCGCTCCCAGGGGAGGCGGAGCTACTGTACACCTTAGACTTACGCAACGGACCAACAGGGGATGACCCAACAACGCCTTTGTTAAAAAGCCAAAGGAACTGA